From Paenibacillus graminis, a single genomic window includes:
- a CDS encoding DinB family protein yields the protein MNQRPQPGEYSEFPARYISLVPPEGELAAVLREQSSLMYELLDGLSEEQGSYRYAEGKWSIKQLLGHLTDNDRIMSYRLLAIARGEKAPLPGYEENDYAEAGKFERFTLSEMVQHYKLVRQSTIALLESLPEEAWTRMGTASDNPISVRAIACVIIGHELHHLGVLKERYLK from the coding sequence ATGAACCAGCGTCCACAACCAGGAGAGTATAGTGAATTTCCGGCCCGTTACATTTCTTTGGTCCCCCCTGAAGGGGAGCTTGCGGCTGTGCTTAGGGAACAATCCAGTCTGATGTATGAACTGTTGGACGGGCTGAGCGAGGAGCAGGGAAGTTACCGCTATGCAGAAGGCAAATGGAGCATCAAGCAGTTGCTTGGACACCTCACGGATAATGACCGCATTATGTCCTACCGATTGCTTGCTATTGCCAGAGGGGAGAAAGCTCCGCTGCCCGGATATGAGGAGAATGACTATGCGGAGGCAGGAAAGTTCGAGCGGTTTACGCTCAGTGAAATGGTGCAGCATTATAAGCTGGTACGCCAATCTACGATTGCTCTGCTGGAGAGTCTGCCGGAGGAGGCTTGGACCCGGATGGGCACAGCCAGCGATAATCCGATTTCCGTAAGAGCCATAGCCTGTGTAATTATTGGACATGAGCTGCATCATCTGGGTGTCTTGAAGGAACGTTATTTGAAGTAG
- a CDS encoding accessory gene regulator ArgB-like protein has protein sequence MNILSYKIASRIKQSNPQETSSIEIMQYALNIILNSLLIISASFLIGWLTGSFADTAVSLFSFAILRFFSGGKHLKTATACNIFSILLCSSIPHLSFLIKDHLLIINGLCIVIMLLFAPNPDVNAQVSIRWYPWMKATSVTLVALNFFIHSPVLGLAFLAQSLTVISKQGRNSL, from the coding sequence ATGAATATATTAAGTTATAAGATCGCATCTAGGATTAAGCAATCCAACCCTCAAGAGACTAGCTCTATTGAGATTATGCAATATGCCTTGAATATTATACTTAACAGTCTGTTGATTATCTCAGCATCATTTTTAATTGGCTGGTTGACCGGGAGTTTCGCAGATACTGCTGTCTCATTATTCAGCTTCGCAATTCTGAGATTTTTCTCTGGTGGCAAACATCTAAAAACTGCTACTGCCTGCAATATCTTTTCCATTCTGTTATGCTCATCCATTCCGCATCTATCCTTTTTAATCAAAGATCATCTTTTGATCATTAATGGATTATGCATAGTTATAATGTTGTTGTTCGCACCTAATCCAGATGTGAATGCACAAGTTTCAATACGCTGGTATCCTTGGATGAAAGCCACTTCTGTAACCTTAGTAGCTCTTAATTTTTTTATTCACTCGCCTGTCCTTGGATTAGCTTTTTTAGCTCAATCCTTAACAGTAATTTCCAAGCAAGGGAGGAACTCCTTATGA